The nucleotide sequence AGTTTTAGGGCATTGCTCGTGTCATTTTATAGGACGAGGAGTTTATATTACAAATCTGTTAATTTTCTTGAATCATACATATTAAAGTTCATTGGAGAAGAAAAGTAAGAGGATTTGAGCTTTAGCTCATGCAAGATGTGGAAGGAACTATTTTCAGAAATCTTCTCGCATGTGCACGGCAGTGGTGATTGACAGTGATTTCgataaaaatttatgaaattttaatgattataattaaattaaattaaatatatattaactaaataatattttattaaagatttgatattaaaatttttaaaattaacagagttaattcaaattttgaaaattttctttgaaGACTACATTTATAATTGTGGTTGGTTGTCCATCTCTctcacaaattaaaaattaaatcatatttttttagatgaaaaacatataGTCTAATTATAAGTCTTTGCTAACACAATTAAAAATGTATACACATCGCAAAAAAGGTAATCATACATCAAACAcaataaaactcaaaaatattattaattgacATTCCCCCTTCATACTtaaatctttttcttccttaacAATCTTTCTCAACTTATTACTTGACATTTGGGTTGTTGGGTTGCTATCTTCATTTGCCAAAGGATTTGATCTTTTGATTGGTGTTTTGTTCAGGATATTGATATCACTATCAAACACAAACACCAAGTTCTACATATCATATGAAAAGAATTAtgagtttaatattttatagattgtacaattatttctaaattaaaaaaaaaaaaaaaaacctacctTCAGATCAATAACATTGGTATGCTCAAGTCGTGAAAAcacatcaaaatcttatttttttttttcaatagaaGCATAAAGTACATGTTAAACATTGAAagaatattatcaaaaaataataacaaatgtATTTTATACTAAATTGACTTTCGATATAGCAACTTGGGACGTGTTTCAATATTAAATCATCATTATTAGCCAGCTTCATTATTGTGTAGATATTAGAATGCTAGCTACTATTcagaattttaatttgaatcttGAATAACATTTCCCTTTCAATCAGATTGTCAATTTCTATTGGATAACATCCATCAACGGActtctaaaaatatttgttaggTTATATTCGAAATCTTATTTATTGAGTTACTTAAATGTAGACAAATCAGtattaaagatatatatttttatcgaATTATCTCTCTATTCCTGCACACTCCTGCCAATTAGTTGCAAGAATTCACGGTCCCACAACAGAAATGATACAATGCTAGTCCCATCAATAACTATTACTTGAACCTTGAACCTAATAAATCCACCAAACAATTaccaaatacaacaaatagaaaatgctACTAACAAATATTATGAGTTAgcaaattattataatttttctacCTAGGAGCTCTTGTGATGTCAAATTTGTCACATTTCTCACAGTAAAATCGTTTGCCAACAGGACTGACTTTCTTTGGACACTTTGTACATGACAAATACCACCAATTTTGATCACTCTGAATAGCAATGATTGTAGCAAAAACCCAACAACTACTAAcctagaaaaaaatttaaaaaaaaaaggattatcagatatttaaaaaatcattttaatgtCAAATATCAATtcacatataatataaatagtTTACCTCAATAGGTTCCAACAGTTCTTTAATTGTTTTCACTTCAATATCTTCACTTGTTAGGTCATTTGATGCTCGGTCATTTGAGATAGAATAAATGAATGAAGACGAAATTTTACTTATCCTTTAAAAACTGCAATCTCCTTCGTTCGTTCTCaattctttttaagattttgaatAGTTCGAACCAGAAGAAAAGAATTAGTacaaacaagaacaaaatattaaagtgttgaatgttgaaaaatgaaCATTGTAACATACTTGTTTCAAAATTCACTAACTTCCTTGATTGAAGCGTCAACCAACAATTTagtaatataatatgtatttgAAACCTTAAGTTCATATGTGATTAAACATTGGCTTGAAGTTAACAATGTGATTAATCACATTgcatgtatatttaaaattattcctATAAATATATCTAAGTTTCTTTGCTTGACACATTTGTAGAATAATCACAAGAAGATCTGATTTTTCactttttagataattattCAATTCTTTCGCATAGTCACCCCACAGCATACACTGGAGCTTATTCTTTCtacagtaaataaataaaaaattattacattGGTGTGACTATAATTTTTTActgattttaaaggaaaaaacaaTTATAGAAATGTGTACTCCAAGTCTTCAATCACAACATCAATGAACTTGCTTGACCTCCCACAAGATTCTAGGATTTTAACTTTGTTTTTGCCAACAACTTTCCCAATTATATCTGTAATAGAAGTACAGATATTACATAAGttcaaaaatcaatataaataattcaagtatatttatttaacttaccAAACAACTCAATTTCGTCAAGGTTTTGTGTAgttaaaatgttagaaaatgatcaaaaattaaaattctcaaCTGGGAAAGCCTTGTCAATTGCATCTACAACATGTGTCTTTGGCATAAAATTTagtttgtatttgtggctattATTTTATATGTCATGTTGTTGTAGCCAATGACAAGGTTTTTCATAATGTATAGTTGTCCTTCATGGATCAACAACTTGAAAGATCAAACCAATAATCGCTTATTGATTGTGGTATGAATCCTTCCTccctacaaaaaaaatagaaaaaacaaataaatgcagcatataaaaaatttaatatttattgtcaAACAAATGTAAATTTATGTATGCTACTAATGTGATCTATCAGGGTTTTTTTCATCATTGTGTTGCTGCTATATCATTAGTTTTGAATTGATCAAATAACTTTATCAGACATGATTAAGATGtttcatgtttttttaattttgagtttggactaatatgtatatgtgtatggCGTAATAAATTTCTAAtatgtatatgtggatgacgtTTCAAAGAGAAaagttgttaatttttttttgatgacTATTCTTCAGATTAAGATTAAGATAAACATAAACATACGGCTGTCGAATTGGAAATGGTGAGTTGGTCAAATGAATCTGGAAAGGGCCttgaagacatcattcatgGTGGGTCTGTGGAGGGGATCCTCGTCCAGACATGCGCTTGTCAAGAGTGCCAAACACATGGCATCAACCAAAGGGTATTCATATTCTCCCTCCAACGCAGCAGCATCCATCAGTCTCTTCAACTTCTCCAAGCACTCACCCGAATCCTTCACCGCCCCATCCTCCAGAAGCCCCCTAACATCCTTCACCAAATTGCCATCCGCAGTGGCTTCCTTGCCCGACAAGAGCTCCAGCAAAACCACACCAAATGCGTACACATCCACTTTACTGGAAGCCTGCCGATAAGAAACATGTTCAGGCGCCAAATACCCTTCTCTCCCTGAGGTCACACATTCGTTCCACTTGGGCTCTTCCTTCTCCCAGCTGCTGGTCACAGCTTTCGCTGATCGGAACCCGAAAATCTTGGCCCTCCAGTCCATGGTTACGAGCACATTCTTGCTGTTGATGTTTCGGTGGACATAAGCAGGCTTTGTGCAGTAATGTAAGTAATGAAGTCCCACTGCAAGATCGAACGCAATCTGCATTCTCCTTCCCCATTTGAGCTGCCTAGCCTTCTTCGGGTTCGACAGGCAGTCCCTTAAGCTACCATTCTCCACAAATTCGTACACCAGATAAGGCGCCGCGCCATAGCAGCATCCCTCCAGCTTCACCACATTGACATGATTGATCTTTGTCAATATGCCAATGACATGGTTGGCTGCTTCCTTCGAACTCATCTGCTCGATGGCCACGTAGGCGCCGCCAATCCTGCCACGATAGACTCCGACGCCGATCACAGAACCCTGGCTGAAGTCCCCGGTGGCAGCCCTCAGCTCCTCCAGGCTGAAGCTGACCAGAGAATTCTTTAGCTTGGACATTCCGTCGAGAAGATCAGGCGAAAAATTGGACAACCTGGAATTCCTGTCGGATAAAGGCTCGAAATTGCGAGGATGATTCATTCTCCATGAAAACACTAAGACCCCACAAGCTAAAACCACCAGCCCTGATGCCCCGGATAAAATTCCTACAAGGAACAGAGTTGATCTGTTCTTAGAAGACGAATTTTCGCTGGGTAAAACGTCTAGAGTCACTGGTTGAGGGCTAGGAGGAGGATCTTCCGGTATAGAATTGATCAATACCGGTGCATTCTCAGTGGGAATTAACAAGGTAGTCTGAGGGAAGATGGCGGTAAGTGATTCTAGTCTATTGGCATACAAGATCATTGTTTCCCGCACTCCAAATTTCTTGGCAATCGAACCAGTATTATCATCCTTTATCACTGGATATGTCACAAGGTATTTTATTCTGTTTTCTCTGTCGGATGCATGAGGACAAGCACATTTTATGGGCACTTGAAGCATAGAGCTGCTGGGGTCCTTGGGGTCGAATCCCGGGTTTTTCTCCCGGAGAACCACCGCCTTCACCAACCCTTCATAAATTCCACAGGCCACAGTGTCGAAGGCACCCGAGTGAGAAGCATTGTAGAGAAGGACTGCATTGTAGTAGTTGTCGAGGCAAGAGCATCTTACGGGAATAATGATATCTTGTCCGAGCTTGAGATGGTTGAAATTTGGCGTTGAGATGTTGTTGAAAGGGTGGAGTTGGGCGAGGGTTGTGTTGAAGAGGGAGGCTATGGGGGAGAGTGCTTGGTAACCCTCTTGAGCTCTGTAGACTATGAAGGTGTCGCATGAAGATTTCTTGGCGTTGCAGCGGTAGCCGGAGGCGGGGACTTGCTCTAGTTTATTGCAATTGGTGTTGTCATAAGATTGCAGGGAGAAAGTGGGCCTTGCAAGAAGAATGAGATTGCAGAGGCAGAAGAGTTTGCAAAGAGAAGCCATGGCGTTGAAATGTTGAGATTGGTGTATGAAGGTGGATGATAAAGAGGAGAAATGGCTGAGGGGGGGTGAAGGCATCAGGGGAGGGAAAAGAAAACTTGAGTATGAAACAAGCTaagacaaataaaaaagaaaagaaaagaaaattaaagaaaatggcCGCCTGGCCGGCTGAGATTACACTATTGCAGCATCAAGAATGGTCAAATGAAGTAACATCATCAAGAACGGTCAATACCATTTtgaataacatttttcatgaaattcggATTGAATATTTTATTCGGTCCTTTTTGGACAATTCGAATCAAATTCCTAGGTTGGTTCATTGGCGTTTCCAAAGAAATTTCCTTTTAAAACGAacaaagaaaagcaaaaaatgCAAATGAGCATGCATGGTACCCACCAGAAGAAAGCGGATCGAGCAGGCCTCCCAGGCTACCCCATTAAGTGCCATTTTGCCTCTTCCCAAAGACTGATTATATTGAAAATGAGGGGAAGGACAGGGACAGGTGCATGCATTCAAAATCTGCCCATCTGTACTAAAGATTAAAATTTGGCCCTCCCAAATTGGGATGCCCATCCAGTCCTCCATAAGGACCCACCACCCAAATCAACCAAAAGTCTCTCAGTTTTCTCCTGTTTTTCATCCCAACCCACAATCATAatgcttttatttaattaagtgcACACGATTTCTTTTTGGAGTcggaagagttttttttttttaattttgattcgTAATCAACCGAGTAGTTGTAATTTAGTTATAAAAGTGATAATGTAATGTTGGcgaatttgagattttaaagtgtttaaaatttGTGATTATCTCTCTGTCCTTTTACAGtttaattactcaaaaaataCCAACCTTtccttatgtttttttaattttaaaatctctTTCAATAGTGACCATCACCTTCTTAATGGTTTCAATTCTATAATCCGTTGCCTTGGGTTTGTTTTTGGCCGTTAAATCAAAGGACGTGGCAGCAGAACATGTTGACCGAGAAGATCATCTTCCATCTTCCAGGAAGTTTGGTGGCTTCATTCCCTTTTTCCAAAATCAAATCAACATCCCCCCTAGTACAGTAAGCGAGTATTCTGCAAAAATGGAaatgatgagggaatatttataggggacaattttactgtactattCTTGGAAGAttaccattaactcggagccatgtgtgccagtaaagaccaatatgcgatcgccacgtgtcaagacttaggagctccgcttatttttataatctttattatgattttgaactgaaaatagataaagaagaagattaagtcaaccaattatatctttaaatattccaagaattatctctattagggaagattatcttttctccccatggaaaggggatcaacctcttcttttgaaatatatcttatctcctaagggaaaggccacgggacatctataaatagagggcaacctctacaggtatggggatctgatctgactcctaagggactcatatattatttttccattactattatactcctcaaaaattctatgaactgacttgagcgtcggagggatcacggggagcaagtccccaccctttttgcaggtacttggtccgagacagaagaaggtgatcggctccgcatcatcaattggcgcccaccgtggggccctcgtttttctttttgtctgccAAGTATAATCTCAAGCCACTCGAAGCACAATCAGATTGAGTGGGAAAGAAAAGGTTTCACGTATGTGGCCTCATTAACGGTATGCTCCCTggtttaatatttatacatcGATCACTgttacataaaaagaaaaaaaatagctGGAGGCACTATGCGTATCAACTATTAATTTATGTGTGTAAAGATCAATTTTTGTATGTGTCAATTTTCGCTATTTTCCCATAAGCTTGGCTCTTATGTGACCTCATTAACGGCTTCcgaaaaaatggaagaagaaattgggAGCGGTAATCCAGGAGAAATAAGATgttcatcttattttatagATCCTATGAGGCTTGATTTTGCCATCCTATGCGgctttatgttaaaataaaacctTTTAGAGACTAGGAAAAAAAGACAAGCAGAATCAATGGATGAAGTTTCACGGCAGCAAGGTACTGCTAATTTTTCTAATCTATTGAGTCTACGTGTTTGTTTATCATCGTTGCTTATTAATTCCACTTGTTGAGGTCAAAAACCTCAAGATGATGAAGCTTGATTTTGTTCATGCtgtatacattatatttttctggCCTATCTTTTGGGCTACAACGTCAATAAAGGGCTTTTCCAATAAGCATAGCATCTTTTTCTACCCATGGGGGTTTTATTCCATGACGACAGCAAGGGCCAAATTGGCCTAGCTCCGAACCCTCAAAGAGATGGCCAATGGTTAGTAGGATGCATCTTTGCATGACAAGGCGGTAGAGATGGCTAtcgcggacgtaggcatttcgccgaaccgcgaaaataaaatatgaatattattttggattgcggacgtaggcatttcgccgaaccgcgaaaacaaaatacgAGCATTATTTCGGAATATGGACATAGGCATCAAGACCGAACCGCGAAGGCGAAATATGAACATTATCTctgattgcggacgtaggcatcaaGCCGAaccgtgaaaacaaaatatggatgttATTTCGGATTATGGAAGTAGGCATTTCgccgaaaataaaatatggatattctttaaaatccCGTCATCAACTACAATCCAAGCCAGCATGTGCACATGAAGATCGAGAGTCTGAAATGCCTCGACAacgcaaaaacaaaggatcagatatgattctcggggggcctcgaacccccgaacactcaaaaacaaaggattagatatgatcctcggggggcctcgaacccccgaacgCTCAAAAACAAATGATTACTTATGATCCTCGAACTCTtgacaactcaaaatcaaaaaggaccacccctaataattaaggaacgaCTTCGAGGCTTTGAACCTCGACCaccgaagaccaaaggggaccacccctactaattaaggtaccaattcggaggctacgaacctccgccaaatgaagaccaaaggggaccacccctactaattaaggcaccagttcggaggctacgaacctccgccaaatgaagaccaaaggggaccacccctactaattaaggcatcagttcggaggctacgaacctccccCAAAtaaagaccaaaggggaccgcccctactaattaaggcaccagttcggaggctacgaacctccgccaaatgaagaccaaaggggaccgcccctactaattaaggcaccagttcggaggctacgaaccttcGCCAAACGAAGACTAAAAGGCACGCAGCCTCGGCCACTGCAGCTTCGGCCAAACggccccgaagataaggcaagcggcCTCGGCCCCTACAGCCTCAGCCAACGGCCTCCGAAGACGAGGCACGCAGCCTCAGCCAGCGGCCCCCAAAGATCAGGCACGAGGCCTCGGCCACTATAGCCTCGGCCAGTGGCCCCCGAAGACAAGGCAcacagcctcggccagcggctTCGAAGATAAGGAAAATTCTCGAACGTCACTATCACCTCGAGTGACCTAATCATCCCTTGCATGGGAAGACTGAAAAGGCACCGGGAGACTTAAGAAGCGAATTCAACATCCGAGActgctaacccaaatttttagcagaatttttttacagaggctcagaaaaacagtgacaactactccttcagctgcccaacctccttactcgatcagctcaaggagtgggggcaagtgatgtgggaatatttacaggggggcaattttactgtactacccctgggagattaccattaactcggagccatgtgtgccagtaaagaccaatatgcgatcgccacgtgtcaagacttaggagccccgcttatctttataatctttattatgattttgaactggaaagagataaagaagaagattaagtcaaccaatgatatctttaaatatcccaagaattatctctattagggaagattatcttttctccccatggaaaggggatcaacctcttcttttgaaatatatcttatctcctaagggaaaggccacgggacatctataaatagagggcaacctctacaggtatggggatctgatctgactcctaagggactcatatattatttttccattactattatactcctcaaaaatcctatgaactgacttgagcgtcggagggatcacggggagcaagtccccaccctttttgcaggtacttggtccgagacagaagaaggtgatcggctccgcatcatcaggAAACATCCACCGTTGCTGTCAATTAGACCCAGTTATTTGCAGCTCATTGCTGTCGATTACATTTACATAAAGGAATTAAACCCAGTCGTTAATAGCTGCCGTTGCACCGCCGGAACGTCCCTGTAGAGCCGTAGAGGAGCTATTATTCGCCACCCAAACGTGAGGAAGGAGGAGGCATTCTGTTCTTTGTCCGTGTCCGCAGAGAGAGAACCAAGGATAGCCACGTTCTGTTCGTCCGCCATTGCTAAGTGAGATAGAAGTAGAATTGGGATTAATAAGAGTAGATTTGATCTCTTGTATGTTGcatctctctttttgttttatcGTAGTACTCCCTCTTTGTTAAGCATACATGCCTCTCCCCTGTTACATGGGGCGTGTAGGACTGAGTGTTCTTTAGGGATCAATAATGTCATTCAGCCATAGATAATCATAGCAagagttttctaatttttatattaaaaaatctcaattaaattatgaaaagtaGAATAAATAGTAATCATTCGGTTAAAAGGGGGTTACAAATATCACTTTCTTGGGTTGCGTACACTTCATGGGGCAAATTATACAAAAAGTATTACTTTCtattagaaaatgaaatgattaCCAATACAACTCTAATCTCtgcttatatatttataacaaatgGAATGGTCACGCAAAAGCTGCCACACTTGAGACCTCAACAATTTGCAAGTTTTGGATCTGCACATCCCGGAAGAATGAAGATGGAAACTGGAAAGGTCACGGAagcatgatgatgatgatggtgagcTGCTAACTGGGCCGGCCTTGAGATTTCTGAATTCCCAAATATATAGGGCCCGCTCTTCATTATTCATCTCCACTCAACAACAAAAAAAGCCAGAAAAAAAGTTCACAGAATTCTGTTTTCTTCCACTGGTTGGTTGTACGAAATCACTGGGCTCCTCATAAGCCTAAATCTTGTGATTCTGATTGTTTTTGTCGTCTTCTCCATGCACTACTGATTGATACGTAGGTACACTTTATAGGCCAATAGTGTAGCTATTTTTTTGTAAGGGtctcattaaattaattagatttcaaaacttatttcTTTTTGGTGACAAAAGGGATCTTATTTAGTACattgtacataaaatataataattggacgctttaaaaaataaatcagcAGAGCATAgaaaagaagggaagaggaagataGATGAAGAAGTAAAGGAGTCAAGGGATattatgggggggggggggggggggggcgcaaaAGTAGTTTCTTAGAATTGATGGGTGGAATATAGATTTGCGGGAAACCGTGAAGGCGGCGGGAGTAAATTCAGCCAAAAGTGATCCGAACAGAGGCTGAAGCGAGGGAGCCTTTCGCAGTTTTTGCGTGTGACTTTCGCGGGATCACGTTCATTTTAACGCTCTTCCTCTGCCTCTGCCTCTGCCCTCCATTTCCTCcgccactctctctctctctctctctctctctctcgtttccaCCGGAAATGAACTCTGCAGCGGTGGCTATGAGagcctctgtttcttcttctccttctccttccccttccccttcttcctACTTCACCAAACCACGAAAGCCGTTCTTCCCTGCTTCTTCCAAACCCTTTTCCAGCTTCACCTTCTTCAAATCCCTCGCCCTCACTCACTCCCCAaatccctcttcttcttctttcgcTTGTTCGGCGGCAACTTCGTCTCCGTCAAGGAGCAGTGACCTTGCCACGGGCAACCTCGAGCGCCTCATAGCCGAATTCAAATCCCTCTCGGAGCCCTTGGACCGCGTCAAGCGCCTCCTACGCTACGCCACGCTCCTCCCGCCGTTGGACGAGGGTCGGAGAATCGATGCGAATCGGGTGATGGGCTGCACGGCGCAGGTGTGGCTGGACGCGGCAATGGATGGTGACGGCAGGATGAGGTTTGCGGCAGATAGCGATTCGGAGATCACTAGAGGGTTCTGCTCCTGCCTGGTTAGGATTCTCGACGGGGCGGTGCCGGAGGAGGTCTTGAGCTTGAAAACCGAAGATTTGGCGGATTTGAATGTTGTAGGATTCCAGGGACGAAGTAATTCGAGGGTGAACACTTGGCATAATGTGTTGATTGGGATGCAGAAGAGGACTAAGGCTATAGTCGCCGCGCGGGAGGGGAAGCCTCCCGGTGAGCCGTTCCCGTCTCTAGTTATATCGGCCGGCGGGATACAGGCGAAGGGGAGCTATGCTGAAGCTCAGGTTAGCAATCTCTGGCCATATCCTTTGCATTGAGCCGTGAGAGATATGGAATGTTTGAGCTTGGTTTGTAATAAAATATGGGTTCAAGCACTGTGTGCTGAGTGGagtgttttgtttgttttatataAGGCAAAACTTGTAGAGCGTGTTTAGGCAGATCACAGAATTAACTAGGGAGCTTTTTAAATATGTTCAATGAGCAGCTTAGGGTTTTAACAAGTTAAAACGCTATTCTAGCTCGAGTTTATAGCTTATATGTGTATTGTTTCTCAGATCATGGATTTGTCCCATGCATATATAATGCAAGCATTTGACCTTGTATTTATTTGCTAACAACGTTCGATATCTTCTAAATATAAAGATTGATGCTACCCTTGGAAGTTGTACGTGTGTACTCAAATTTTTGGTTGGTaatctttttgaatttttgtaaatatttttcccCTCATTTTTGAATCTAAccaagtgtgaattaaggtaaaaaacatatgagaatctatataaatgacttgatacaaaagatagagaaagagatatatataaattagctaaagtaagagaaaaaaaaacaagggatctaaaccaagtgaaatgcataaataaaaatcaaaatgtattagtgaataaGAGAGCGATTAAAGAGAGATAGAAGgagtattttataaaattattcaatgatggtggggatACAAGAGTTAGGTtagtgtcatgaacctaggcTAAATCCTAGGATTGGAATGACAATTGGAAGGAGTTGATGAATAGAATTAAGAACAGAATGttgaagaggaagaaatggatagaaatggggaaagaatgtagagagaaatgggggagagaaatagagagaaaatgagagggagattgtagagaattgtagagagaaaattagaaattcattaaattaattcaagcataatcatctcctcttacaatgggctTTTTTATAGGTATAGGTAGCTCCTTAACTCATTCCTAACAACactcatgtgctcctaacaaacacccaaatatctcctaataaACTAATATAAgtctattacaatattaccccgatattatatccctatcacaatattacccttctaatcctcctagaGACATGACAATTTTccccccttgaaatgtttcttgtccccaagaaatttaTTACCACCTAGCCGTTGCTTTtttatccaatgcccatcttcacccagtggtttcttcttcgcttttccttcttcttatcttgtttttctcttttcttttgccttctctttttttttctcgtcAGTAGCAACAACATTATGGCTTGCTACCACACCAATGGAAACATGAATGAGCAAAACATCAAGGGTCTCGGTCCCTTTAACAAAGAAgtccttccctttcttcctttcatcttgtttcgCTTTATCCTTCTGCGTCCTCTATTGCTCCAGATGTGCCGTCAATCTTACAATCCCATCCTCTAACTCTTCGGGCTGCAATGTTAACTTTGTTTTATCTTGTGTGCCCGTGCCAAAGACATACATGTGGGATGTTCCAAACAAGGTGCTCGGTGCAATCCTTTGTTCGTTCTCTTTAGACTCCTTATTTTGCTGTTTCAGGAGATCAATGGCATTAGGAGTCTTAGCACTAGTGGTAGTGCGTGAGAGACTACCAATTGATTGAGTGTCGTCCTCCActttctcctccccaatcttttcttccatgtactcctcaACCTTCTCCATAGCCAAGACCAAGAAAGTAGTATGTTTaaaccagtgttctaaaaatcggcctaggtggccgcctaggcgctaggcggtCGCTGGCCGCCCCGAAATTGCCCTAGTCGGGCCTCCCAGGCGCCGGCCCGAGTAATCGGCCGGCTTGGGTGCCTAGGCGGCCCAGGCGGCGCCTAGTCGGCCTGCGCGCCTTGGCGCCCAACTCGTTGGCTCAgccatttttagggttttttttgctaaatcattaAATCGAATCTCTCAACATCTccctatttctctcttctcacctGAACGCTGTCGCCACCTCAACGCTGTCGCCTCAACaccgccaagcttcatcggcCCGCCAGTAGCTTACCGCTGTCGCTGCGTCCAGCTCGATCCCcgccgccaagcttcatcgtcACCGCCTCTTA is from Diospyros lotus cultivar Yz01 chromosome 2, ASM1463336v1, whole genome shotgun sequence and encodes:
- the LOC127794302 gene encoding lysM domain receptor-like kinase 4; translated protein: MASLCKLFCLCNLILLARPTFSLQSYDNTNCNKLEQVPASGYRCNAKKSSCDTFIVYRAQEGYQALSPIASLFNTTLAQLHPFNNISTPNFNHLKLGQDIIIPVRCSCLDNYYNAVLLYNASHSGAFDTVACGIYEGLVKAVVLREKNPGFDPKDPSSSMLQVPIKCACPHASDRENRIKYLVTYPVIKDDNTGSIAKKFGVRETMILYANRLESLTAIFPQTTLLIPTENAPVLINSIPEDPPPSPQPVTLDVLPSENSSSKNRSTLFLVGILSGASGLVVLACGVLVFSWRMNHPRNFEPLSDRNSRLSNFSPDLLDGMSKLKNSLVSFSLEELRAATGDFSQGSVIGVGVYRGRIGGAYVAIEQMSSKEAANHVIGILTKINHVNVVKLEGCCYGAAPYLVYEFVENGSLRDCLSNPKKARQLKWGRRMQIAFDLAVGLHYLHYCTKPAYVHRNINSKNVLVTMDWRAKIFGFRSAKAVTSSWEKEEPKWNECVTSGREGYLAPEHVSYRQASSKVDVYAFGVVLLELLSGKEATADGNLVKDVRGLLEDGAVKDSGECLEKLKRLMDAAALEGEYEYPLVDAMCLALLTSACLDEDPLHRPTMNDVFKALSRFI